CCGTACGCGGCCGGCCGCCATGACCGGGCGCGTCGATGACGGCGACGTGGAAACCACAGCCGGCGATGAGGCGTTCCGCACGGCCCGACATCGCCGGAGCCTTCTTGTGGGTGCCGCCACCGTGCCCCATGAGCACCAGCGGCGCGCGCTCGGGGCCGGTCGCGGGTGACCAGAGCACACCGGTGACCTCACCGACGGTGAAGTCGCGTTCCATCACACCGCTGGACGATGTCTCCGCGGTGAACTGCAAAGGATTCATAGTGTGTTGCCTTTCGGGAGTGCCTGTTGTCCAGGCGCTCCCGGCGACACCTACGTCAATCGCCCGACCGTGTTGAAGAGGGGAGCACCCACATGAATACAGCGTTCACGGGTCTCACCTCCTGGCTCGATGTCACGGGCTCGCCCGCACGTTACCAACCCGGGCGTCACCCCGACCAACCTTTTTCTCCTCGGCTTCGGGCCCTACCCCGCCCAGGCGAAGGTCGCCGTTCCACGCACCCCCTCGAAGACGACCGCATCGCCCACACGGTGGGCACCCCGGCCCGCGTCCCCCGACGGGCGGCCGTCGCGCCAGGCGATCCGGCCGTCCACGGCGATGGTGCGGTCCTTGTGGAGGAGGGGAACCGCGACCCGTCCGGCCGTGCCTTCCGGTGCCCGGACGGTGAGGACGAACGAGTCATCGCCCGCCCCGCGCCGCCACCGCACGGACAACGCGCCCGCCGGCACCGGGACGTCGCCCTGTGCCCAGCGCAGATCGACCGGCTCGGGCTCCACCGCCCACCTGCGGTAGCCGTCGGCGAGCGGTCGGACGCCGAGCACGTTCATCGACAGCGCGGGCACCGCGGTACTCCAGGCGTGGGCCATGCCGACGTGTCCGCCCCAGGCCAGTGAGGTGCCGGGCCGGGGCACGGCCGGCTGCCCGTCGGCACCGGCCTCCTCCCAGGGTGTTCCGGGACCCTTGCGGATCATGTGGTCCCATGCGGTGCGGATCAGTCCGAGCGCTCCGGCGCCGTCCCCGTGGCGGAACCGGCCCAGGCTCTCCTGGGCCATCACATACGGGGAGATGTACTGCGTCATATAGGGGTTGTCGGTGTGCCGGGTGGTGAGCGTGCCGTACGGACCGCTGAGGTGTGTGTCCAGGTACGCGATGGCGCGCCGGGCCCGCGGACGGTCGAGCACCCCGAAGGCGAGGGCGGCTGCGTTGGCATCGGCGGTGTGGTCGCGGCGCGGGTCGTCGGTGTTGAGCGTCATGGCCCCGGCCGCCGGATCCCACAGCCTGGTGAGGAGCGCGGCCCGGACCCGGTCCGCCCGGCGGTCGAGCGCCGCCGCGGCGCCCCGGTCGCCCGCCACGGACCGCTCGAGCCGGGCCAGTGAGCGCAGCGCCGCGTAGTAGGCGGCGTTGGTGGTGGCGTCGACGCCGGCGGCCCGGTCCGGGGTGTGCCAGTTCTGGGCGGGCAGACCGCCGTAATCGGCGGTCCGGAACAGCCCGCCGTCGGCGTTCGGGGCGTGTTCGCCGAAGAACCGCAGGGCGCGGCGTGCGACGGGCAGGAGCGGCCGCACGAAGGCCCCGTCCCCGGTGAAGCGCAGGTAGTCGGCCACGCTGACGACCCACAGGAGGGTGAAGCTGTCGAGCCTGACCTGCCCGGCCGCGCCCGGCGGTTCGAACCCGGCCGGCGACCCGTCCGGCGGGCCGGGGTCGCCGGGTTCGCACGGCACATCGATCAGGCTGGTGGCCGGTAGCGTGCCGTCGGGCCGCTGCTGGCAGGCGAACAGGTTGATGGTGTCGCGCACTACGCGACGGTACGCGCCACCCTGCTGGTACGCGGCCAGGGCCACGAGCTGGACGTCACCCGCGTACACGGTGCGGTCCCGCTTGGGGCCGTCCATGACGACCCACGGCCGCCCCACGGCGGTACGACGCCCACGGGCCGTCGACAGATCCAGTCCGTAGGCGCTGGCGTACCAGGCACGGTTGAGCACCGGGTCGCTGGAGAGGAAGTGCCCGTCGTACGCGCCGGGGAAGGCCGTCTGCCGCACCCGTACGAAGTCCAGGGCGAGCGAGCCGGGTCCGTCCAGCGTGATCGCGACGTACCGCTGGGAGCCGCGCAGACCGGGGCTGCGCAGCACGGTGGATCCGCGCGGCGGGGCGTAGACGTCGGCACGTCCGTCGGGATCGTCGTCGGTGCCCAGGGACCGGCCCCCGTGGAAGAAGCCGTCGGGGTCGGGATCGGCGTCCCCCTCCGGGCCGAGGTACTGGCGCGCCTCCGCGTACGACGCTCTGATCGGCGCGCCGGACGCCCGCCGGATCCCCAACTCGACGTATCCTCCGGCCAGTACGCCGAGGTCGATCACCAGCCGCGCGCCCCGCGGCGCGGTCGTGGTGAGGACCGCGGCCGCGCCGCCCTCCCGTAACGCCCCGTCGGCGCCGGTGACGGTGCCACCGTCTCCCTCGGCGGTCACCGATGTGGGCCGCACGAACGTGCCGGGGACGCGCAGCACCTGCCGCCGCCAGGCCGGGTCCGTGCCGACCGGTTCCCGGGACAGGGCCACTGCCCGGTCCCGTGGCCCGGCGGCAAGGGTCCCGGAGAGGGTGGCGGCGAGACAGACGAGGACCATGGTTGAACGAGTCATTCGGTGCGATTTCATTGTTTATGCTGTACGCATACGCTGAGTGCTGGTCAACGTTTGACGGGGTGATGGCGGATGGAATCCGGCCACAGCGGGGAAGCGAGCGCCGTGCGCGGCCTGGAACTGCTCTGGGGCCTGGGCGAGCGCCCGAACCGAGGCCGGCGCCCGGCCCTCACCCTCGATCAGATCGTGCGCACCGCCATCGGGATCGCCGACGTAACTGGACTTGCCGCCGTGTCCATGCGCCGGGTCGCCGAACGGCTCGGCTGCACCACGATGTCGCTCTACCGGTATGTGCCCGGCAAGGCCGAGCTGCTCGACCTCATGACGGATGCCGTGATGGGCGAGGTCCCGCCGGCCGATGCCGCGCCGGGCGACTGGCGGACCCGGCTGGAGCTGTCCGCCCGCGCCGACTGGGGCCTCTACCAGCGTCACCCCTGGATCCTGCGCCTCCCGGCCGGGCGTCCCGCCCTGGGCCCCCACGGTTTCGCCTGGTACGAATCGGTCCTGCGGGTGCTCACCGCGACCGGTCTGCCCCCGGCGGCGCTGGTCCATGTCTTCGACCTGGTCGACGCCTATGTGCGGGGCGCCGCCCGCGACGCCCTCGACGCGGCCGCCGTCGAGCGCCATTCCGGCCTGACCGACGAGCAGTGGTGGGCCGCCCGCGCCCACTTCTGGGACGCCGTCTTCGTCCCGGCGCGCTATCCGGTGGTGGCGAGCCTTCGCGCCGCGGGTGCCCTGCGTCACCCCCGCGACCGTGGCTTCGAGTTCGGCCTCCGGCTCGTGCTGGACAGCATCGAGACGTTCGTCCGGAACCAGCCCCATGGCCGTAACGAAACATCAAGGCGTTACGAAATCCCCTGTCCGCAGTGCGGCAACCCCGTCTCCCGCCCCGCTTCCACTGGCCGCCCACGTACCTACTGCTCCGACGCCTGTCGCCAACGTGCCTACCGCGCCCGCCGGTCCCGCCCTGCGTAGGAAGCCCGGTGCCGAAAGTCCAGCCAGGGGTAGCAAAGCAGGACCGGTCATCTCGATCACCGAAAGCTCCGCGTTCCCTTCGCCGAGCCCGCGGCTACGCTCGTCCCCGTGATGCAGTCGTGGAAGGACCACGTCATCCGTCATCCGCTGTGGGGCGCGGTGGAGTTGACGTTCGCATGGCACACCGTGCTGCTGCTCTTCGCCAAGGTGATCCTGCCTCCACTGGCGCCCTCCTGGTACCCGGACCTCGGCGCCACCGTGGTCAACGCCATCTGCGCGGCGGGGGTGTGGTTCGTGCTGTGGCGGTGGGAGTGGCTGCGTGTCTCCGGGGTGGCCACGCTCGGCCGACTGCGCCGCTGGTGGCTCGCCGCGCTGATGCTGCTGGTCGCCTGCTCGTACTCAGCGGCCGGCCTCGAGGGCAGCGCGACCGTGGTCGTCAGCGGCCTGGTGTCGCTGCTGTGGGTCGGCATCAACGAGGAGATGTACAGCCGGGGACTGGTCCAGGAGACCCTCGGCCCACTCGGCCCGGTGCACGCGGCCGTCGGCGTCGCCGTCCTCTTCGGAGCGGGCCACATCCAGAACTTCCTGTTCTTCGGCGACCCGCTCGACGACACCCTCTGGCAGATGCTGTCCGCCGGATTCTTCGGCTTCACCTGCGCCGCACTGCGCTATGCGATCGGCTCGATCTGGCCGATGGTGGTCGTCCACGGGCTCGACGACTTCTTCCAGATCCGCTCTCCCGGCTCGGCCCCCGACTGGTGGCAGGCGGCCGTGTACGCCTTCCACTTGGCGTACGGCCTGTGGCTGCTGCGCCGGTACGGCGCGGGCGGCGGATCGTACGAGTGCTCGATCACCAGATGAGTGGCTCCGCGGACCGCGGTCGCCAGGGACGCGGTCGGTGGCGGGCATACTCGCCGGCCAGGGCCCGGAAGGATTCCTTGGGCTCCCAGTGCCAGGGGGAATCCGGCTCCGCCGGACGGTCCCGGACCACCTTCACCAGGCTGTAGGCGGCCATGTCCAGGTCGAGTCGCGGCTCGCGGCGGTGCGGGCGGCCCGCGTCGGGCGTGACGAAGGTGTAGGCCATGGCCGCGTACAGGTTCATCGACTCGAACACATCGAGCACATCGGTCAGATACGCCGCCTGTGTGTGCTCGCTGCGCACCAGCCCCTTCTTGACCCGCGGCGGCGTCTTGTCGTAGTCGACGACGTCCCAGCCCATACCGCCCAGGCGGGGTGCGCCCTCGAAGGTGCAGCAGCCGAACTCGGTGATCGCGAGCGGCTTGCCATGGCGCTGATAGGTACGCAGCTCCTTGATATGTCCGGCGCGGTTCGGGAACCAGCCGTAGTAGTCGACGCACACCAGGTCGAACAGGTCCCAGTCCACGTCCTCGTCCTGCGCGGCCCCGTACGACAGCGGCCCGCGGAAGACCGAGCGGCCGACGGCGGCGGCCCGTGCGGTGAAGCGGCGCAGTCGCCGGGCGGTCTTCACTGGGTCGTAGTCGCCCTTGACCAGGTTCTCGATCCGTTCGGCCGCGGTGGCGCCGGGCACGATCCCGGGGACGAACAGCAGGAACTCACACCCCACGTTCAGATGCACCCGCACGCCCTGCCGACGCAGTCGTTCGGCGAACCGTCCGGTCTCCGCGAGGTGGTCGAGGATGTCCGGGGCGGGCACATCGCCGAGGGTCGGCTCCAGCCAGACACGCAGTCCGCTCTCGGCCGCCTCGGCCGCGGTGCGGGTGAGCCGTTCGACGCCATCGCCGGTGATCTTCACCGTGTCGGCGTGCAGTTGGTGGCGGATAGCCCGCAGGTCGGCCCGGGCACGAGCCGCGCTCCACGCCGTCGCCGGCGTCTCGCCCTCGCCCACTTCGTAGACGACCCCGCGATAGCGCACCCCGCCCGGCCGGGCGTGCCCCGCCCGCTTTCGATCGGCCGGGGCACGCGTGCTGTCGTGCCACTCCGCCGCGGCGGCGTACCCGGCGGGAAGCGCCGCGCCGACGGCGACCGCCCCCGCGAGCCGCAGCAACCGCGCCCTGCTGACCTGGACCGCACCCATGTCGTTCTCTCCCGTCTTCCGGATGACAGCAGCCTGCGGGGACCACCCGGGTCGGCACCATTCGCCGACCGTCCACAAGGAGATGGCGGGAGTTGGACCGATGGCCGAGGGCCCCCTGGCCGGTCGGCCGATGTGCCGCCCTGCGCGGCCCGCATACCCTCATCTCATGACCAACGGCCTCGACCCCGCCCTCCCGGCCGGGCACACCTGCCGCGACCGGGCGGTGGACGCGGGACTCTTCTGCGCGGCCGTCTTCCTCGGCATGGTCGTGCTCGGCGTGGTGAAGGAGCAGGGCGATCTGCCGGGGTGGGCGGCGGAGCTGGACCCGCTGCTGGGGCTCGTGGCCTGCTGTGCGCTGTGGTGGCGGCGTGACTTTCCGCTCGCCGTCGCGCTGATCGGGCTGCCCGCGGTGGCGCTGGCGACCAGCGCTCTGCCTGCCGGTGCGATGATCGTCACCAATCTCGCGCTCCGTCTCCGCTGGCGGCGGGCGCTGCTGATGCTCGGGGCGTATGTGGTGTGCATGGTGCCCTCCGGTCTGCTGCTGTCGGGAGCGGCTGACGACCTGTGGTTCGACGCCGCGTTCTCGCTGGCCTACCTCCTGGCCGCCTTCGCCTCGGGCAACGCCCTGCGGTCCCGGCGGCTGCTCGTCGAGCGGCTGCGCGTGGACGCCGAGCGGGCCCGCGCCGAAGACGAGCGCCGGCTCGCCGACGCCCGCCGCGGCGAACGCCAGGCCATCGCCCGCGAGATGCACGACGTGCTGGCGCACCGGATCTCCCTGGTCTCCGTGCACGCGGGCGCGCTGGCCTACCGCACCCGGCAGGCGGAGGCGGGCGCCGGTCCCGCGCTGAGCGGCGCCGAGGTCGCCGAGAGCGCCGAGGTGATCCGGGGAAACGCGCACCAGGCCGTGGAGGAGTTGCAGGAGGTGCTGCACCTGCTGCGGGCGGAGGGCGACGGAGAGCCGGTGTCGCTGCTGCCACGGATCGCGGACATCGACGGTCTGGTCGCGGACGCCCGTGCCACGGGCCAGCCGGTGGACTTCCGTACCGAGCTGGCCGCCGACGCCGTCCGCGACCTGCGGGGGCAAATGCACCGCACCGTCTACCGCGTGGCGCAGGAGGGCCTGACCAACGCCCGCAAGCACGCGCCCGGCAAGCCCGTCAGCTTACGTCTGACCGGAGGGCCCGGAGGCGGACTCACGGTGGAGGTCCGCAATGGGCTGCCCGCCGCGCCACGCACCGAGGCGGCGGTCCCGGGCACCGGTGGCGGCCTGACCGGGCTCGCCGAACGGGTCCGTCTCGACGGCGGCACCCTCGACCACACCGCCACCGACGGCGCCTTCACGCTGCGCGCCCGGTTACCGTGGCCCGCGAGGTGACGCCATGATCCGAGTGCTGCTGGCCGACGACGACCCCCTGGTGCGGACCGGGCTGAAGATGATGCTGCGCGGGGCGGACGGTATCGAGGTCGTGGGGGAGGCGTCGGACGGCGCCGAGGTGACCGCCGCCGTCCGTGAACACGCGCCCGACGTGGTCCTGATGGACATCCGGATGCCGGTCATGGACGGCCTCGCGGCCACCCGCGAGCTCACCCGGCGCGGTGCCCAGGCACCCCAGGTGATCGTGCTGACCACCTTCGACGAGCACGGCCTGGTGCTGGAGGCGATGCGCTCCGGCGCCGCCGGGTACCTCGTCAAGCACGCCGTGCCCGAGGAAATCGTCGAGGCGGTACGGCGGGCCGCCTGCGGCGAGCCCGCGCTGTCGCCGTCCGCCGCGCGTGCCCTCATCCGGCACGCGGCGGTCGGACCGGACGACCGCGCCGAACTCGCCCGGCAGCGGCTGGCGTTGCTCACCGAACGCGAGCGCGAGGTGGCCGAGGCGGTTGCCGAGGGCCTGTCCAACACCGAGATCGGCACCCGCCTGCACCTTTCCCTCGGCACGGTCAAGGCCCACCTCTCCAGCGCTCTGGCCAAACTGGACCTGGAGAATCGCGTCCAGCTCGCCCTCCTCACCCACGACGCCCATCCGCGACCCTGACCGGAGGCGCGAGCGGATCCGGCCACCGGGGTTCGCCACTGCCGTCAGGGCTGACCGGTGACACGCCCGGAACGCGTGCCCGTGAAGTTGGCAGTTTTTCTTCTGTCGCGGTCGCTCGCCGGTCATGCGGATACCAGGTGGTTGTAGCGGCTCCGGAAGAACAGTAGGGGTGACGCCGTGCTGTCGGCGTCGAGGTCGTTGACCCGCCCGATGACGATGTAGTGGTCACCGGCGTCGTGCACGGCTTCGATCCCGCAGTCGATCCAGGCGACCACGCCGTCGATGACCGGGTCTCCGTGCGGCCCCGGCCGCCAGGCCACTTCGGCGAACTTGTCGCCTCCGGACACCGACATGGCGCGGCAGATCCGCTCCTGGTCGGTGGCGAGGACATTCACGCAGAAGGTGCCGCGTTCGGCGATGACGGGGAAGGTCGACGACGTCTTGCCGGGCAGGAACGCCACGAGTGGAGGGGCGAGTGAGACGGAGGTGAACGACGCGACGGTCATGCCCACCGGCTCGCCCTGTGCGTCGCGCGATGTGATGGCGGTGATGCCGCTGGGGAAGTGGCCGAGGACGGCCCGGAAGCGCGCGGTGTCGGGGCCCGGCTGCTGGGGGTTCGCAGATGTAAGCATGCTGATAAGATAGAAGCATGCTTAGTTCAAATGCAAGCATGCTGATGTTCCGGTCCCGCGCGCCGTATGCTGTACGGGTGTCCAGCGCTCTCCCCTACATCAACCCGTTCGACGACGGTCGCTCGCCGACCGAGGCCGCCGCAGGCATGGACGAAGCGTCCTCGATGATCGATGCGGTCTTCCGGTTCGAGCGGGCGGTCACCAGGATCGGGAACACGCGACTGCGTCCGTGGAACATGACGCTGTCCAGCTACACCGCCCTGCGCATCCTGGCCCATCAGCCCCATCTCAGCCTCGCTCAGCTATCACGCCGTTGCTATGCGCGGCCGCAGACCATGACGCGGATGGTCACACAACTGGAGAATCGCGGTTTCGTGGCCCGCGCCGCGCATCCGGAGAGCGAACGGGCGCTCTCGCTCCAGGTCACCGAGGCAGGCTTGGCCGCCTTGGAGGAGATGAGCAACGAGATTCTCAAGATCAGCGAGACATTGAACGCCACGCTGGGGCGGGACGACATCGTCGCCACCGACGGCCGCCTGAGGCAGGCCGCGCTGGTGGTGGAGAACGAACTCCGGGACATGGGCCGCCCGGAGGAGTAGACGCGCGGATGACCGCAGCCGCGGGGGCTTTCCGTGGGGACTTTTCCGCGCGGGAGTCCCCACGGAAAGCCCCCGCGGCCGCGTGGTGTTCGTCAGGCCGGGCGAGGCGCCGACGTGGCTTCGGTCGCGGCGGTGTGTCCGGCCGCGCGGCCGAACACCGCGGCGCGCATCAGGGCGGCGCCACCGGGATAGTCCCCGTGGAACAGACCGCCGATGGCCTCGCCCGCCGCGTACAGGCCGGGCGCCGGCGCCCCGTTGGCCCCGAGCGCCCGTCCGTCCGGGTCGATCCGGATGCCGCCGAAGGTGAAGGTGAGCCCCGCGACCGCGTGGTAAGCGACGTACGGTGGCCGGTCGAGGGGCGCCGCCCAGCGGGACTTCGGCGGGGTGATGCCGGAAGTGCCGCGGTCCTCGCTGATGGTGTCGCCGGGCGGGCAGGCGTTGTTGAACGTCTTGAGCGTGTGCGCCAGCCGGTCCGCGGGCACCCCGATCCGTTCGGCGAGCTCGACGACCGTGTGCGCGACGATGGGCACCGCCGCGCCGGCGAACTCATCGGCCACCCTGGGCGCGGTGCGCTGGTCGAAGATCTCGAACGCCTCGCACCCGGGCTGACCCATGATCGCTTTGCCCATCTTCGAGTAGTTCCTGACCCACGGGCCGGGGCCTTCGTCGACGAACCGCTCGCCGTCGCGGTTGACGAGCACGCCGAGCCAGAAGCCGTGCAGCGGGAACGGCGGCGAGTCGGCACTGCGCCCCGGTGAGGGCATGGTCGGGTCGACCGCGGCCGAGTGGCAGCTCGACCACGTCCCGGCCTTCTCCGCCCCGGCGCGCAGCGCGGCCTGGATCCCGTCGCCCGTGGCCAGGCGGGTGCCGCGCAGGCGCGCCGTCTCCCACTCCGGCCCCAGATGCTCGCGGCGCAGTTCACCGCTCGCCTGGAAGCCGCCGGTGGCGATCACTACGGCATCGACGGGCACGGTCCGGCTGCCGTCGCCGACCGCGGCGCCCGTGACCCGGCCGTTGCCGCGCCGCACCTCCGCCAGCGGTGTGGACCAGTGGATTTCCACGCCGATCCGCTCGGCGTGCGCGAGCAGCGGCCGGATCACCTCGAACCCGCGTGACATTCCCTCGCCGACGCAGGTCAGCACCTGGCCGGGCGGGATGTGCAGGACACCGTCGCGGACCTCGGCCCCCAGGGTGCGGTTGAACGTGAAGCGGACGCCCTTCGCGGCCAGCCAGCGCACCGTGTCCAACGACCGTTCGGCGAGCGCGTCGACCAGCCGCGGCTCGGCCCGGCCGCCGCTCATCGCCGACAACTCGGCCGCGTAGGCATGGCGGGTGTAGGGCGGTGCCTCGATCCGGTCGGCCTCCATGCCCGGCTCGAAGTCCTCGGTGATCGACGTCAGATCGTCCGGTCCGTCATAGCGGAACAGAAACAGACCGCCGGAGAAGGCCGCGTTCCCGCCGACGTCCTCGCGGCCGCCCTTCTCCAGCAGCACGACGCGGGCACCGGCCTCCCGGGCGGAAATCGCCGCGGAGAGGCCGGTCAGCCCGGCGCCGGCGACGACGATCGTGGGCGTACGGGTATGCGTCATGAGTCCTCCTTGATGCGTGCTGCTGAACCGAGGGGTGGGTCGGCGTGGCGGTGGCGCACCGGGCGCGAGCTCTCGTCCGCCGTCACCAGGTGAAGGCGAGCGGATCGCCGGGGCGGGCCGTGCTCGGCACACGACCGGTGTGCCGGACGAACCCCTTGCCGGGCACGCCGATCTCGCCGGTGAGCCAGTTCGCCGTCTCGATGAGGCGGGACAGATCGATACCGGTGTCCACACCGCACAGTTCGAGCATCTGCACGGCGTCCTCGGTGCACAGGCCGCCGCCCTGGGCGCCGGGCATCGCCGGGTGGCCGCCGCTGCCGGCGAGGGAGGTGTCGATGGCGTGGACCCCGAGTTCGAGGAGCGGGAGCAGGGCGGCGAGGCCCATGCCGCGGCCGTCGTGGATCTGCACGGTCAGGTTCCCGGGCGGTACGTGCGTGAGCGCGGCGCTGACGAGTTCGCGGATCTGGGGCGGTGCCGCGTAGCCGGAGGAATCCGCCAGGATCCAGTGCTCGACCCCGATGTCGAGCAGCCGCCGGGCCAGCGGCTGGAGCTCCTCGCCGGTGCGTGCGGGGCCGGTCGGCCCACCCCAGGCGAAGATGACGTAGGTGCCGAGCAGGATGCCTTTGTCCGCGGCGTACGCGGCCATGCGCTCCAGCTCGCGCAACGAGTCCGCGGTGGACCGTCCGACGTTGGCGCGGGCGAACTCCTCGTCGGCGGAGAGCAGGAAATGCGCCGTGTCGGCTCCCGCGTCGGCCGCGCGGGCGAGCCCGCGCGCATTGCCGACGCAGCAGCCGAGGCTGAGTCCGGGCACCCGCGGTACCCGCGCGAACACCTCCGCGGCGTCGGCGAGACCGGGTACGAGATCGGGCCGGACGAAGGAGGACAGCTCGAACCCGCGGACGCCGGCATCGATCAGCCGCCGCACGAGTTCTATCTTGACGTCGGTCGGGACCGCATGGTCCTGGAAGGTCAACCGGGGCGCGATCTCGCGGATGCGCACTCCGTCGGGCAGGGACATGGTGGTTCCTCAGACGTGGCGGGTGGGTGCGAGCCCGGCGGCCAACGCGTCCCAGGCCCCGGCGCGGCCCTGGTCACGCAGCTGGTGTTTGCGCACCTTGCCGTTCGGGGTGACGGGAAGCCGGTCCACGACGCGGTAGTAGCGGGGGACCATGAAGTGCGGCATCGAGCGGTCGCAGTGGGCGAACAGCTCCGTGAGATCCAGCTCGTGGCCGGGTTCGGGTTGCACGGCGACGAGGACCTCGTCCTCGCCCAGCTCCGATGGTGTGCCGATGGCGGCGGCGGCCAGGACGCCGGGGCAGGCGAGCAGAACCGATTCGATCTCGTGGGAGGAGATGTTCTCACCGCGGCGGCGCAGCGCGTCCTTCTTGCGGTCGATGAAGTAGAAGTAGCCGTCCTCGTCCGTGTGGCCCAGGTCGCCGGTGTGCCACCAGAGGTCCTTCATGGTCGCGAGCGTCGCTTCGGGGTCGCGGTGGTAGCCGGAGAACATGATGTCCGGCAGGCGGGGCCGGTACACGATCTCCCCGGCCCGGCCGGGCGCGGCACGCTGCCCCGACTCGTCGTGGATCTCCAGAACGGACGACGCGGTGGGCAGACCCAGCGAGCCCACCTTCCGGGCGTCAAGAGGGTTGTAGAGCACGTTCTTGATCTCGGTGAGCCCGTAGCCCTCGACGACGTGGACGCCGAAGCGCTCCTCGAACGGATGGAGCACCTGTGGCGGGGCGGGCGCCGCGAACACCTTCGTCGCCCGGTGGTCGCGATCGCGGTCGGACGGGGGCTGCGCCAGGAGCATCGGCAGGACGGAACCGAGCGCGTTGAACTGGGTGACCCGGTGGGTGCGCAGCTCGTCCCAGAATCTGCTGGCGCTGAACCGGCGCCCGAGGACCACGGTCGCCCCCGCGTAGAAGGCGTGCAGGGATATGTTGATCTGCGCGGCGCCGTGGAACAGCGGCAGGCAGGTGTAGAGCCGCTCATCGGCGGTCGTGGCCATCTGCGCCGCGCATTCGCGCGCGGCGACCAGGGGCATCAGATGCGGATGGACAACTCCCTTGCTGCGCCCGGTCGTTCCGGAGGTGAGCATGATCGCGACCGGGTCCCGCGGCGCAACGCGGGGGAGCTCCACCGCCGGGTCACCGGCCGCGAGCAGGTCGTGCCAGGTCCGTACCGTCACCCCGGGCGGGGTACGGCCGTGGCCGTCGCCGTCGAGCAGGACGACGG
This genomic interval from Streptomyces asiaticus contains the following:
- a CDS encoding CPBP family intramembrane glutamic endopeptidase, with protein sequence MQSWKDHVIRHPLWGAVELTFAWHTVLLLFAKVILPPLAPSWYPDLGATVVNAICAAGVWFVLWRWEWLRVSGVATLGRLRRWWLAALMLLVACSYSAAGLEGSATVVVSGLVSLLWVGINEEMYSRGLVQETLGPLGPVHAAVGVAVLFGAGHIQNFLFFGDPLDDTLWQMLSAGFFGFTCAALRYAIGSIWPMVVVHGLDDFFQIRSPGSAPDWWQAAVYAFHLAYGLWLLRRYGAGGGSYECSITR
- a CDS encoding MarR family winged helix-turn-helix transcriptional regulator, encoding MLMFRSRAPYAVRVSSALPYINPFDDGRSPTEAAAGMDEASSMIDAVFRFERAVTRIGNTRLRPWNMTLSSYTALRILAHQPHLSLAQLSRRCYARPQTMTRMVTQLENRGFVARAAHPESERALSLQVTEAGLAALEEMSNEILKISETLNATLGRDDIVATDGRLRQAALVVENELRDMGRPEE
- a CDS encoding abortive phage infection protein → MGAVQVSRARLLRLAGAVAVGAALPAGYAAAAEWHDSTRAPADRKRAGHARPGGVRYRGVVYEVGEGETPATAWSAARARADLRAIRHQLHADTVKITGDGVERLTRTAAEAAESGLRVWLEPTLGDVPAPDILDHLAETGRFAERLRRQGVRVHLNVGCEFLLFVPGIVPGATAAERIENLVKGDYDPVKTARRLRRFTARAAAVGRSVFRGPLSYGAAQDEDVDWDLFDLVCVDYYGWFPNRAGHIKELRTYQRHGKPLAITEFGCCTFEGAPRLGGMGWDVVDYDKTPPRVKKGLVRSEHTQAAYLTDVLDVFESMNLYAAMAYTFVTPDAGRPHRREPRLDLDMAAYSLVKVVRDRPAEPDSPWHWEPKESFRALAGEYARHRPRPWRPRSAEPLIW
- a CDS encoding alpha-L-rhamnosidase C-terminal domain-containing protein, whose protein sequence is MTRSTMVLVCLAATLSGTLAAGPRDRAVALSREPVGTDPAWRRQVLRVPGTFVRPTSVTAEGDGGTVTGADGALREGGAAAVLTTTAPRGARLVIDLGVLAGGYVELGIRRASGAPIRASYAEARQYLGPEGDADPDPDGFFHGGRSLGTDDDPDGRADVYAPPRGSTVLRSPGLRGSQRYVAITLDGPGSLALDFVRVRQTAFPGAYDGHFLSSDPVLNRAWYASAYGLDLSTARGRRTAVGRPWVVMDGPKRDRTVYAGDVQLVALAAYQQGGAYRRVVRDTINLFACQQRPDGTLPATSLIDVPCEPGDPGPPDGSPAGFEPPGAAGQVRLDSFTLLWVVSVADYLRFTGDGAFVRPLLPVARRALRFFGEHAPNADGGLFRTADYGGLPAQNWHTPDRAAGVDATTNAAYYAALRSLARLERSVAGDRGAAAALDRRADRVRAALLTRLWDPAAGAMTLNTDDPRRDHTADANAAALAFGVLDRPRARRAIAYLDTHLSGPYGTLTTRHTDNPYMTQYISPYVMAQESLGRFRHGDGAGALGLIRTAWDHMIRKGPGTPWEEAGADGQPAVPRPGTSLAWGGHVGMAHAWSTAVPALSMNVLGVRPLADGYRRWAVEPEPVDLRWAQGDVPVPAGALSVRWRRGAGDDSFVLTVRAPEGTAGRVAVPLLHKDRTIAVDGRIAWRDGRPSGDAGRGAHRVGDAVVFEGVRGTATFAWAG
- a CDS encoding sensor histidine kinase, producing the protein MTNGLDPALPAGHTCRDRAVDAGLFCAAVFLGMVVLGVVKEQGDLPGWAAELDPLLGLVACCALWWRRDFPLAVALIGLPAVALATSALPAGAMIVTNLALRLRWRRALLMLGAYVVCMVPSGLLLSGAADDLWFDAAFSLAYLLAAFASGNALRSRRLLVERLRVDAERARAEDERRLADARRGERQAIAREMHDVLAHRISLVSVHAGALAYRTRQAEAGAGPALSGAEVAESAEVIRGNAHQAVEELQEVLHLLRAEGDGEPVSLLPRIADIDGLVADARATGQPVDFRTELAADAVRDLRGQMHRTVYRVAQEGLTNARKHAPGKPVSLRLTGGPGGGLTVEVRNGLPAAPRTEAAVPGTGGGLTGLAERVRLDGGTLDHTATDGAFTLRARLPWPAR
- a CDS encoding TetR/AcrR family transcriptional regulator C-terminal domain-containing protein is translated as MESGHSGEASAVRGLELLWGLGERPNRGRRPALTLDQIVRTAIGIADVTGLAAVSMRRVAERLGCTTMSLYRYVPGKAELLDLMTDAVMGEVPPADAAPGDWRTRLELSARADWGLYQRHPWILRLPAGRPALGPHGFAWYESVLRVLTATGLPPAALVHVFDLVDAYVRGAARDALDAAAVERHSGLTDEQWWAARAHFWDAVFVPARYPVVASLRAAGALRHPRDRGFEFGLRLVLDSIETFVRNQPHGRNETSRRYEIPCPQCGNPVSRPASTGRPRTYCSDACRQRAYRARRSRPA
- a CDS encoding flavin reductase family protein, with product MLTSANPQQPGPDTARFRAVLGHFPSGITAITSRDAQGEPVGMTVASFTSVSLAPPLVAFLPGKTSSTFPVIAERGTFCVNVLATDQERICRAMSVSGGDKFAEVAWRPGPHGDPVIDGVVAWIDCGIEAVHDAGDHYIVIGRVNDLDADSTASPLLFFRSRYNHLVSA
- a CDS encoding response regulator transcription factor, whose translation is MIRVLLADDDPLVRTGLKMMLRGADGIEVVGEASDGAEVTAAVREHAPDVVLMDIRMPVMDGLAATRELTRRGAQAPQVIVLTTFDEHGLVLEAMRSGAAGYLVKHAVPEEIVEAVRRAACGEPALSPSAARALIRHAAVGPDDRAELARQRLALLTEREREVAEAVAEGLSNTEIGTRLHLSLGTVKAHLSSALAKLDLENRVQLALLTHDAHPRP